The bacterium genome contains the following window.
GCGGCCGTCCGCTCGCCCCTGCGCGCCGGCGCCTTTGCCGGGCCCTCGGGCGGGACGATCTGCTTGGCGTCGGCCCAGAGCTCCTCGAGGCCGAAGAAGAGCCGCTTCTCGGCGTGGAAGACGTGCACGACGAAGTCCACGTAGTCGATGAGGACCCACGTGGCATCCTGCAGTCCCTCGACGGACAGGGGCCGCTCGCCCTTCTCCGCGAGCTTCTCCTGCACGCCCTCGGCGATCGCGCGCACGTTCGTGTCCGAGCTGCCGGTGCAGACGACCATGTAATCGGTCACGGAGGAGAGCCCGCGCACGTCCAGCGCACTGATCTGCTGGGCCTTCTTCTCCTGCGCGGCCTCCATCGCGGCCCGCACCAGATTCCTCGCCGTTGCCATTCAGGCTCCTTTCGTGTGTCGCGGGGCGGTCGCCCGCCCCCCAGTCGTGCCGCGCCGGTAGAGCCCGTCGCGGCGGATCGCCCGCTCGACCGCCGGCGGGACGAGGTAGCGGATCGAGGCGCCCCGGGCCGCGCGCGCGCGGACCGCGGACGCGGAGATCGAGAGCTGCTCGGTCGGGACCAGAAGCACGCGCGTGCCGGCGGCGGTGCGCCAGGCGCGCACGCCCTCCGGGGTTCGGCGCTCGTTCCCGAGGCCCCAGGCCGTGGGGGCATGGCGCCGCGGATCCTCGAGCGGGAAGCCCACGCGCGGGAAGACGGCGAAGTTCGCGGCCTCCGCCAGCCGGCCGGCCTCGTGCCAGGTGCGGATCTCCGCGAAGGCGTCCATGCCGATCAGGAAGTACAGCTCGCGCTCGCCCGGTCGCGGTCCCGCGAGCGCCCGCAGCGTGTCGATCGTGTACGAGAGCCCGCCGCGCCGCACCTCGAGGTCGACGGCGCCGAAGCCGGGGTTGCCGCGGATGGCCAACCGCACCAGCGCGAGCCGCGCCGCGCCGCTCGGGAGCGACTCGCCCTTGTGCGGC
Protein-coding sequences here:
- the rsfS gene encoding ribosome silencing factor: MATARNLVRAAMEAAQEKKAQQISALDVRGLSSVTDYMVVCTGSSDTNVRAIAEGVQEKLAEKGERPLSVEGLQDATWVLIDYVDFVVHVFHAEKRLFFGLEELWADAKQIVPPEGPAKAPARRGERTAA
- the nadD gene encoding nicotinate-nucleotide adenylyltransferase: MTAHVPVRVGVYGGTFNPIHLAHLILAEDVRDRLGLDRVLFVPSNLPPHKGESLPSGAARLALVRLAIRGNPGFGAVDLEVRRGGLSYTIDTLRALAGPRPGERELYFLIGMDAFAEIRTWHEAGRLAEAANFAVFPRVGFPLEDPRRHAPTAWGLGNERRTPEGVRAWRTAAGTRVLLVPTEQLSISASAVRARAARGASIRYLVPPAVERAIRRDGLYRRGTTGGRATAPRHTKGA